The proteins below are encoded in one region of Zootoca vivipara chromosome 10, rZooViv1.1, whole genome shotgun sequence:
- the SLC35E3 gene encoding solute carrier family 35 member E3 has protein sequence MGPALERGRLAAGLLVNLAASICIVFLNKWLYVRMGFPNLTLTLVHFAVTWLGLYVCQALGIFSPKSLRPRQVLPLALSFCGFVVFTNLSLQNNTIGTYQLAKAMTTPVIVLIQSVAYGKTFPARIKLTLIPITLGVFLNSYYDVKFNFLGMVFASLGVLVTSLYQVWVGAKQHELQVNSMQLLYYQAPMSCGMLLCVVPFFEPVFGDGGIFGPWTLSAVFMVLLSGIIAFMVNLSIYWIIGNTSPVTYNMFGHFKFCITLMGGYLLFKDPLSINQGLGITCTLFGILAYTHFKLSEQEGGKSKLVQRP, from the exons ATGGGACCGGCGTTGGAGCGGGGCCGCCTGGCGGCGGGTCTGCTGGTGAACTTGGCGGCGTCCATCTGCATCGTGTTCCTGAACAAGTGGCTGTACGTGCGgatgggcttccccaacctgacgCTGACGCTGGTGCACTTCGCCGTCACCTGGCTGGGGCTGTACGTGTGCCAGGCGTTGGGCATCTTCTCCCCGAAGAGCCTGCGGCCCCGCCAGGTGCTGCCCCTGGCGCTCAGCTTCTGTGGCTTCGTGGTGTTCACCAACCTGTCCCTGCAGAACAACACCATCGGCACCTACCAGCTGGCCAAGGCCATGACCACGCCGGTCATCGTCCTCATCCAGAGCGTGGCTTACGGAAAGACTTTCCCCGCCCGCATCAAGCTCACCCTG atTCCTATTACTTTAGGCGTTTTTCTAAATTCCTATTATGATGTGAAATTTAACTTTCTTGGCATGGTATTTGCTTCCCTCGGTGTTTTAGTTACATCTCTTTATCAAGTG tGGGTAGGAGCAAAGCAACATGAGCTACAGGTAAACTCTATGCAGTTGCTGTACTATCAAGCTCCCATGTCTTGTGGCATGCTGTTGTGTGTCGTTCCCTTCTTTGAACCAGTATTTGGCGATGGTGGAATATTTGGTCCCTGGACACTTTCTGCTGTG TTTATGGTACTGCTGTCTGGAATCATAGCCTTTATGGTGAACTTATCTATTTACTGGATCATTGGGAATACTTCACCAGTCAC CTATAATATGTTCGGACACTTCAAATTCTGCATCACCCTCATGGGAGGGTACCTCTTATTTAAGGATCCTTTATCAATTAATCAAGGCCTTGGGATTACATGCACATTGTTTGGAATTTTAGCTTATACCCACTTCAAACTTAGTGAGCAAGAAGGGGGCAAGAGCAAGCTGGTTCAGCGTCCATAG